Proteins encoded together in one Miscanthus floridulus cultivar M001 chromosome 16, ASM1932011v1, whole genome shotgun sequence window:
- the LOC136512925 gene encoding glyoxylase I 4-like: MVSSTTMAAAAGCGVGVGGGGVRAPGVLPLASLNHISIVCRSVEASLRFYTDVLGFVPIRRPGSFDFNGAWLFNYGIGIHLLQSEDPGSLPEKGEINPKDNHISFQCESMVAVERRLMEMGIPYVQRCVEEGGINVDQIFFHDPDGFMIEICNCDNLPVIPLAADLQQQQRAPGAVQLGACKRAVAAAAVVAKQQQQKSSVVPSSSPPVTAAAVQCGVPSSTAAQAIRVAEESSSSHISCA; the protein is encoded by the exons ATGGTGAGCAGcacgacgatggcggcggcggcgggctgcGGCGTCGGCGTTGGCGGCGGGGGCGTGAGGGCGCCCGGCGTGCTGCCGCTGGCGTCGCTGAACCACATCAGCATCGTGTGCCGGTCGGTGGAGGCGTCGCTGCGCTTCTACACGGACGTGCTCGGCTTCGTCCCCATCCGCCGCCCCGGCTCTTTCGACTTCAACGGCGCCTG GCTGTTCAACTACGGGATCGGCATCCACCTGCTGCAGTCGGAGGACCCCGGCAGCCTCCCGGAGAAAGGCGAGATCAACCCCAAGGACAACCATATCTCCTTCCAG TGCGAGAGCATGGTGGCGGTGGAGCGTCGGCTCATGGAGATGGGCATCCCGTACGTGCAGCGCTGCGTGGAGGAAGGCGGAATCAACGTGGACCAGATCTTCTTCCACGACCCGGACGGCTTCATGATCGAGATCTGCAACTGCGACAACCTCCCCGTCATCCCGCTCGCCGCCgacctgcagcagcagcagcgcgcgccCGGCGCCGTCCAGCTGGGGGCATGCAAGCGGGccgtggccgcggcggcggtcgtcgccaagcagcagcagcagaagagCAGCGTGGTGCCTTCTTCTTCCCCTCCGGTCACGGCGGCAGCCGTGCAGTGTGGCGTGCCGTCGTCAACGGCGGCCCAGGCCATCCGCGTCGCCGAGGAGTCGTCGTCGTCGCACATTTCGTGCGCGTGA